From the Synechococcus sp. HK01-R genome, one window contains:
- a CDS encoding glutathione S-transferase C-terminal domain-containing protein: MAVPPLIVATARAGWHWQWQRLMQGLAPADAEGHYRRPASDRRDVVLPEASDLLARNDETRARLIIGRSCPWAHRTWLIHQLRQLQPSLELVIAKADHLKGRWSLEPAWLGCDSLQALYQHCGCSPRHRATVPALIDPCQSATHEPALLGNDSAELSLALARWPAPQGAPDLAPEPLLESIEIWQQRLQPAVNDGVYRCGFARSQQAYQDASEALFQALKTVESALKTGGGPWLCGEELTLADVRLFPTLIRWEMVYAPLFGCTAHPLWTLPALWEWRQRFFKLPGVAATCDAHAWRQDYFGALFPLNPGGIIPAGEDLSRLVMAQPPTCP; encoded by the coding sequence ATGGCCGTTCCCCCGCTGATCGTTGCCACTGCTCGCGCGGGTTGGCACTGGCAATGGCAACGCCTGATGCAAGGACTCGCCCCAGCCGACGCAGAAGGTCACTACCGCAGGCCCGCGAGCGACCGCCGTGACGTGGTTCTACCCGAGGCCAGCGACCTGCTTGCCCGCAACGACGAGACCCGAGCGCGACTGATCATCGGCCGCAGCTGTCCATGGGCCCATCGCACCTGGCTCATTCATCAACTGCGGCAGCTGCAGCCGAGTCTTGAGCTGGTGATCGCTAAAGCCGATCACCTGAAGGGGCGATGGAGCCTGGAACCGGCCTGGCTGGGCTGCGACAGCCTGCAGGCTCTGTATCAACACTGCGGCTGCAGTCCCAGACACCGGGCCACAGTGCCGGCGCTGATTGATCCATGCCAGTCAGCAACCCATGAACCGGCTCTGCTTGGCAATGACAGCGCCGAACTCAGCCTGGCGCTAGCGCGCTGGCCTGCCCCCCAAGGAGCTCCTGATCTCGCCCCGGAGCCGCTTCTGGAGAGCATCGAAATTTGGCAGCAACGACTGCAGCCAGCGGTCAATGACGGGGTCTATCGCTGTGGATTCGCCCGCAGCCAGCAGGCCTATCAAGACGCCAGTGAGGCTCTCTTCCAGGCCTTGAAAACCGTGGAATCAGCTCTCAAAACTGGAGGGGGTCCCTGGCTCTGCGGCGAGGAGCTGACCCTGGCTGACGTGCGTCTCTTCCCAACACTGATTCGATGGGAAATGGTGTACGCCCCCCTGTTCGGATGCACGGCCCACCCCCTATGGACCCTGCCGGCACTCTGGGAGTGGCGACAACGCTTCTTCAAGCTGCCAGGAGTAGCCGCCACCTGTGATGCCCACGCCTGGCGGCAGGATTACTTCGGAGCCCTCTTCCCGCTCAACCCTGGGGGCATCATTCCAGCCGGCGAGGACTTGAGCAGACTGGTCATGGCCCAGCCCCCCACCTGCCCATGA
- the psbA gene encoding photosystem II q(b) protein — MTTTIQQRSGANGWQSFCEWVTSTNNRLYVGWFGVLMIPTLLAATTCFIVAFIAAPPVDIDGIREPVAGSLIYGNNIISGAVVPSSNAIGLHFYPIWEAASLDEWLYNGGPYQLVVFHFLIGIFCYMGREWELSYRLGMRPWICVAYSAPVAAASAVFLVYPFGQGSFSDGMPLGISGTFNFMLVFQAEHNILMHPFHMLGVAGVFGGSLFSAMHGSLVTSSLVRETTESESQNYGYKFGQEEETYNIVAAHGYFGRLIFQYASFNNSRSLHFFLAAWPVVGIWFTALGVSTMAFNLNGFNFNQSILDGQGRVLNTWADVLNRANLGMEVMHERNAHNFPLDLAAAESTPVALQAPAIG; from the coding sequence ATGACCACCACCATTCAGCAGCGCTCCGGCGCCAATGGCTGGCAGTCCTTCTGCGAGTGGGTCACCTCCACCAACAACCGCCTCTATGTGGGCTGGTTCGGTGTGCTGATGATCCCCACCCTGCTGGCTGCCACCACCTGCTTCATCGTTGCCTTCATCGCAGCTCCCCCCGTCGACATCGACGGCATCCGTGAGCCTGTTGCTGGCTCCCTGATCTACGGCAACAACATCATCTCCGGTGCTGTTGTTCCTTCCTCCAACGCCATCGGCCTGCACTTCTATCCCATCTGGGAAGCGGCCTCCCTCGATGAGTGGCTCTACAACGGCGGTCCTTACCAGCTGGTTGTGTTCCACTTCCTGATCGGCATCTTCTGCTACATGGGCCGCGAGTGGGAACTCTCCTACCGCCTCGGCATGCGCCCCTGGATCTGCGTTGCTTACAGCGCTCCTGTGGCTGCTGCTTCTGCTGTGTTCCTGGTGTACCCCTTCGGTCAGGGTTCCTTCTCTGACGGCATGCCCCTCGGCATCTCCGGCACCTTCAACTTCATGCTGGTGTTCCAGGCTGAGCACAACATCCTGATGCACCCCTTCCACATGCTGGGTGTGGCTGGTGTGTTCGGTGGCTCCCTGTTCTCCGCCATGCACGGCTCCCTGGTGACCTCCTCCCTGGTCCGCGAGACCACTGAGAGCGAGTCCCAGAACTACGGCTACAAGTTCGGCCAAGAGGAAGAGACCTACAACATCGTGGCTGCCCACGGTTACTTCGGTCGCCTGATCTTCCAATACGCCTCCTTCAACAACAGCCGCAGCCTCCACTTCTTCCTGGCTGCCTGGCCTGTGGTCGGCATCTGGTTCACCGCCCTGGGCGTCAGCACCATGGCCTTCAACCTGAACGGTTTCAACTTCAACCAGTCCATCCTTGATGGTCAGGGCCGCGTCCTGAACACCTGGGCTGATGTGCTGAACCGCGCCAACCTCGGCATGGAAGTGATGCACGAGCGCAACGCTCACAACTTCCCCCTCGACCTGGCTGCTGCTGAGTCCACCCCCGTGGCTCTGCAAGCTCCCGCCATCGGTTGA
- the obgE gene encoding GTPase ObgE, with amino-acid sequence MQFIDQARITVRGGRGGDGIVAFRREKYVPAGGPSGGDGGNGGNVVLEADANLQTLLDFKYKRLFPAVDGRRGGPNRCTGASGIDLVIRVPCGTEVRHLTTGILLGDLTTAGEQLVVAFGGRGGLGNAHYLSNRNRAPEKCTEGRDGEEWPLQLELKLLAEVGIIGLPNAGKSTLISVLSAARPKIADYPFTTLVPNLGVVRRPTGDGTVFADIPGLIAGAAQGAGLGHDFLRHIERTRLLIHLVDGGSEDPVSDLRVVEKELEAYGHALVDRPRILVLNKQELLNDEAARAEQVERLQRESGRPVHLISAAMGQGLDQLLDLVWRELGI; translated from the coding sequence GTGCAGTTCATCGATCAGGCGCGCATCACCGTGCGGGGCGGCCGCGGCGGCGATGGGATCGTCGCTTTCAGACGCGAAAAATATGTGCCGGCCGGTGGCCCCTCAGGGGGTGATGGGGGGAATGGCGGCAATGTTGTGCTCGAGGCAGACGCCAACCTCCAGACCCTGCTCGATTTCAAATACAAGCGCCTCTTCCCGGCGGTGGATGGGCGGCGGGGCGGTCCGAATCGCTGCACCGGTGCCTCTGGCATTGACCTGGTGATCCGTGTGCCATGCGGTACGGAGGTTCGCCACCTCACCACAGGCATCTTGCTGGGGGATCTCACGACGGCTGGCGAGCAATTGGTGGTGGCTTTTGGTGGCCGCGGAGGCCTTGGAAACGCCCACTACCTCAGCAACCGAAACAGGGCGCCGGAGAAATGCACTGAAGGTCGCGATGGGGAGGAATGGCCCCTGCAGCTGGAGCTGAAGCTGTTGGCCGAGGTGGGGATCATTGGATTGCCCAATGCAGGCAAGAGCACTTTGATCAGCGTGCTCTCAGCGGCTCGCCCCAAGATCGCCGATTACCCATTCACAACTCTGGTGCCCAACCTTGGCGTCGTCCGACGTCCGACAGGGGATGGCACCGTGTTTGCCGACATCCCCGGGTTGATCGCTGGTGCTGCCCAGGGAGCAGGGCTGGGCCATGATTTTCTAAGACACATCGAACGCACCCGGCTGCTGATCCATTTGGTGGATGGGGGCTCAGAGGATCCAGTCAGCGACCTTCGCGTGGTGGAGAAGGAGCTGGAGGCCTATGGCCACGCTCTCGTGGATCGCCCACGAATCCTGGTGCTGAACAAGCAGGAATTGCTGAATGATGAGGCGGCCCGTGCTGAACAGGTGGAACGGCTGCAACGTGAAAGCGGTCGACCAGTGCACTTGATTTCGGCGGCCATGGGCCAGGGGCTGGATCAACTCCTGGATCTGGTCTGGCGAGAGCTGGGCATTTAA
- a CDS encoding aspartoacylase: MAASRVLVVAGTHGNEINGPWLLEQWETHPDLLDRRGLQVETVLGNPEACRLARRYVDRDLNRSFRPEWLGLVPESFSSAPQDVPLEVLRARELMAAYGSSGSLPCSLVFDLHSTTAAMGASLVVYGRRPADLTLAAALQERLGLPVYLHEGDQAQQGFLVERWPCGLVVEIGPVPQGVRSARVVEQTRLVLQAAFDVTHEAAHGLLITPSDLVVHRHLGSIDVPRDPAGRPDACIHPQLQGRDWHPLRLGDPLFLRADGEVIRHGGPEGLVPVFINEAAYAEKAIAFSFTSRERWPLDPSGPGALRALLMSDQRGEPL, encoded by the coding sequence ATGGCAGCCTCTCGAGTGTTGGTGGTCGCGGGCACCCACGGCAATGAGATCAACGGTCCCTGGCTGCTCGAGCAATGGGAGACGCATCCAGACTTGCTTGATCGCAGGGGGCTGCAGGTCGAGACGGTGCTTGGCAACCCCGAGGCCTGCCGACTTGCCAGGCGCTATGTCGATCGTGACCTCAATCGCAGCTTCCGACCCGAATGGTTGGGTCTGGTCCCGGAATCTTTCTCCTCAGCCCCGCAGGATGTCCCCCTGGAGGTCCTCCGGGCCCGGGAGCTCATGGCTGCCTATGGGAGCTCTGGGTCTCTGCCCTGCAGCCTGGTGTTCGATCTGCACAGCACGACGGCTGCGATGGGGGCCTCGCTGGTGGTCTATGGGCGCCGCCCGGCTGATCTTACCTTGGCAGCGGCGCTGCAGGAGCGGCTGGGACTGCCGGTGTATCTGCATGAGGGTGATCAGGCTCAGCAGGGCTTTCTTGTGGAGCGCTGGCCCTGCGGACTGGTTGTTGAGATCGGCCCTGTGCCCCAGGGTGTTCGCTCTGCCCGCGTCGTCGAACAGACCCGGCTCGTACTCCAGGCGGCCTTCGATGTGACCCATGAAGCTGCTCACGGCTTACTGATCACCCCATCCGATTTGGTGGTGCATCGACATCTCGGCAGCATTGACGTTCCCCGCGATCCAGCCGGTCGCCCTGATGCCTGCATTCATCCACAGCTTCAAGGCCGGGATTGGCACCCGCTGCGTCTTGGTGACCCTCTGTTCTTACGTGCCGATGGCGAGGTGATCCGCCATGGAGGCCCGGAAGGGCTAGTGCCGGTGTTCATCAATGAAGCGGCCTATGCCGAAAAAGCGATCGCCTTCAGCTTCACCAGCAGGGAACGGTGGCCCCTGGACCCATCAGGGCCAGGGGCGCTCAGGGCTCTGCTGATGAGCGATCAGCGCGGGGAGCCGTTGTAA
- a CDS encoding ABC-F family ATP-binding cassette domain-containing protein, whose amino-acid sequence MSLISLVGAAKDFGIRTLFAELTLHVAAGDRLGLIGPNGAGKSTLLKVLAGIEPLGAGERRCSPRLRIELVGQESAVEPGLTVLEQVLAGCGEKRELLLRFSALSEAVAEAPEDSALLAELGQLSQQMDESEAWGLEQQCQEVLQRLGISDLHRPVEDLSGGYRKRVGLASALVACPDVLLLDEPTNHLDAAAVEWLQSWLDRYPGAVVLVTHDRYVLDRVTRRMVEVDRGEARSYDGNYSTYLQRKAEEDAADAASAAKFKSVLRRELAWLRQGPKARSTKQKARLQRIEAMREAPSRQARAQLDMASISRRIGKIAIEAENLRVTADGHPDGPVLLDDFSYSFSPEDRVGIIGPNGSGKSSLLDLIAGRREPTSGSLRLGDTVHLGYLDQHTDALTSGRGLERKVIEFVEEAASRIDLGGEQLSASQLLERFLFPPAQQHSPISKLSGGERRRLTLCRLLIQAPNVLLLDEPTNDLDVQTLSVLEDLLEDFQGCVVVVSHDRYFLDRTVDRLFCFENGRLQRFEGNYSAFLDQRRQDERSSAGQRQTKDTTSSLRQESQTSDPAPTPRRRSFKESRELEALDRELPALEARKSELEAALSSGTGEDLTRLSEELAALIQKLESAEERWLELSELAS is encoded by the coding sequence GTGAGTCTGATCAGCCTGGTGGGTGCAGCGAAGGATTTCGGAATCCGCACCCTCTTCGCCGAGCTCACACTGCACGTGGCCGCGGGCGATCGGCTTGGCCTGATCGGACCCAATGGCGCGGGTAAATCGACCCTGCTGAAGGTGCTCGCCGGGATCGAACCACTCGGTGCTGGAGAACGACGCTGCTCGCCACGATTGCGGATCGAACTGGTGGGCCAGGAGAGTGCCGTAGAGCCCGGTCTCACCGTGCTCGAACAGGTGCTGGCTGGCTGCGGAGAAAAAAGGGAGCTCCTGCTGCGCTTCTCCGCGTTAAGCGAGGCTGTGGCTGAAGCACCCGAAGACAGTGCCTTGCTGGCTGAGCTGGGACAGCTCAGCCAACAGATGGATGAGTCGGAAGCATGGGGCCTCGAACAGCAGTGCCAAGAGGTGTTGCAGCGCCTTGGTATCAGTGATCTCCATCGCCCAGTCGAAGACCTATCCGGCGGGTATCGCAAGCGGGTGGGTCTGGCATCGGCCCTGGTGGCCTGCCCGGATGTATTGCTGCTGGATGAGCCCACCAACCATCTAGATGCGGCAGCGGTGGAATGGTTGCAGTCATGGCTCGACCGCTATCCAGGGGCTGTGGTGCTCGTCACCCACGATCGCTATGTGCTGGATCGCGTCACGCGCCGGATGGTGGAGGTGGATCGAGGCGAAGCACGCAGTTACGACGGGAACTACAGCACCTATCTGCAGCGCAAGGCCGAAGAGGATGCCGCAGATGCCGCCTCCGCTGCAAAATTCAAAAGCGTTCTGCGCCGGGAGCTGGCCTGGTTGCGTCAGGGCCCGAAAGCTCGCAGCACCAAACAGAAAGCAAGGCTGCAACGCATCGAGGCGATGCGGGAAGCACCCTCCCGCCAGGCTCGGGCGCAGCTGGACATGGCCAGCATCAGCCGAAGGATCGGCAAGATCGCGATCGAAGCTGAGAACCTGAGGGTCACCGCCGATGGCCATCCCGACGGGCCTGTGCTGCTGGATGACTTCAGCTACAGCTTTAGCCCTGAGGACAGGGTCGGCATCATCGGCCCCAACGGAAGCGGTAAATCGAGCCTGCTGGACCTGATCGCCGGGCGCCGCGAACCCACCAGCGGCAGCCTGCGGCTCGGCGACACCGTGCACCTCGGCTATCTCGACCAACACACCGACGCCCTCACCAGCGGACGTGGACTGGAGCGGAAGGTGATCGAATTCGTGGAAGAAGCTGCTTCGCGTATCGACCTGGGGGGCGAACAACTCAGTGCATCTCAGTTACTTGAACGCTTTCTGTTTCCTCCCGCCCAACAGCACAGCCCCATCAGCAAGCTCTCCGGAGGTGAGCGGCGGCGCCTGACCCTCTGCAGGCTGTTGATCCAAGCCCCCAATGTGCTGCTTCTTGATGAACCAACCAATGATCTCGATGTGCAAACGCTGAGCGTCCTCGAGGATCTCCTAGAGGACTTCCAGGGCTGCGTCGTAGTGGTCTCCCACGACCGCTATTTCCTCGACCGCACAGTGGATCGCCTGTTCTGCTTCGAGAACGGGCGCCTGCAGCGTTTTGAGGGAAACTACAGCGCCTTTCTCGATCAACGTCGGCAAGACGAGCGGTCAAGCGCAGGACAGCGCCAAACCAAGGACACCACCTCCAGCCTGCGGCAGGAGAGCCAGACCAGCGATCCAGCGCCGACTCCTCGACGGCGCAGTTTCAAGGAATCTCGAGAGCTTGAAGCTCTCGACCGGGAGCTCCCAGCTCTCGAAGCACGCAAAAGCGAATTGGAAGCCGCGCTGAGTAGCGGGACTGGAGAAGACCTCACCCGCCTGAGCGAGGAGCTGGCCGCATTGATCCAGAAGCTGGAGTCAGCCGAGGAGCGCTGGCTGGAACTCAGCGAACTGGCTTCATAA
- a CDS encoding DUF2301 domain-containing membrane protein produces the protein MISSTANGEQTTFEGVYGSYQITERDAKEVQRYRFCLLICAISFTAAMGQWALLGPRHAGLWLAPMATSLGLALSWIHIYLRSLHRALQILWGLGCFGLLVLMWRSGSEPMLQVAAQQPLWIWLIGPLFAALTGVGFKEFFCFRRPEAIGLTLLLPLGLLGHLSGLLSEALTGTVMTLAALLMLVLALRKFGGPVAADVGDKSVFAYLEAQRMASSA, from the coding sequence ATGATCTCCTCCACCGCCAACGGTGAACAAACAACGTTCGAGGGGGTCTATGGCAGTTACCAGATCACCGAGCGTGATGCGAAGGAAGTGCAGCGCTATCGCTTCTGTCTCCTGATCTGCGCCATCAGCTTCACGGCAGCCATGGGGCAATGGGCCCTGCTGGGCCCACGCCATGCAGGCCTCTGGCTCGCGCCAATGGCCACCAGTCTGGGACTGGCCCTGAGCTGGATCCATATCTATCTGCGCAGCCTGCATCGAGCTCTACAGATCCTCTGGGGCCTGGGATGCTTTGGGCTTCTGGTTTTGATGTGGCGAAGCGGTTCCGAGCCCATGCTCCAGGTCGCGGCGCAGCAACCACTCTGGATCTGGCTGATCGGTCCTCTGTTCGCCGCCCTCACTGGGGTGGGGTTCAAAGAGTTCTTCTGCTTCCGCCGGCCGGAAGCGATCGGACTCACCCTGCTGCTACCCCTGGGACTACTCGGCCACCTGAGCGGACTGCTCTCAGAGGCGCTCACCGGCACTGTGATGACTCTGGCGGCCCTGCTGATGTTGGTCCTAGCGCTGCGCAAGTTTGGGGGCCCTGTTGCTGCCGATGTGGGGGATAAGAGCGTGTTTGCTTATCTGGAAGCACAACGGATGGCCTCAAGCGCGTGA
- a CDS encoding endonuclease MutS2: protein MAEQHRAMATSSGVLEEALELLEWPRLCSHLAHFASTVVGRRHCQGDLFPADLDGSRVLLARSTEMGGLDGVIDGGLSFQGVHDLEPVVLRCCKGGGADGEELLEVADTLAAGRRLRRQIDDPELRPVCTALLEDVATLPELEQRLKFALEEGGRVADRASAALSGLRRQWQQLRQERRDRLQEVIRRWASQLQDTVIAERHGRPVLAVKAGAAAHCPGMVHDSSASGSTVFVEPRTVVDLGNRLADLEGRIREEEQRVLAELSAAVGEQGEPLQRLGTVLLQLDLALARARYGQWLGAVPPRLEPDPDAPFVLQNLRHPLLVWQERRDQGAPVVPISVEVSSSLRVVAITGPNTGGKTVTLKSIGLAALMARAGLWLPCTGTPSLPWCAQVLADIGDEQSLQQSLSTFSGHVRRIGRILAALAAGPAPALVLLDEVGAGTDPSEGTALATALLRTLADRARLTVATTHFGELKALKYADARFENASVAFDSDTLSPTYRLLWGIPGRSNALAIATRLGLDSGVIEQARELLAPQAEGDVNAVIRGLEEQRQRQQAAAEDAAALLARTELLHEELLGRWERQRRESSERQEQGRQHLEASIRSGQKEVRRLIRRLRDEKADGETARQAGQRLRRLESDHQPRPQRRQLTDWRPAVGERIRLLALGKAAEVLSISEDGLQLQVRCGVMRSSVELTAVESLDGRRAAAPEPVVKVKARVNGSGAQVRTSRNTVDVRGMRVHEAEAAVEEILRTASGPVWVIHGVGTGRLKRGLRDWLSTVPYVERVVDADQGDGGAGCSVIWPR, encoded by the coding sequence ATGGCTGAGCAACACCGCGCAATGGCGACGTCATCCGGCGTGCTGGAGGAGGCGCTCGAGCTACTGGAGTGGCCGCGCCTCTGCAGTCATCTCGCTCATTTCGCCAGCACGGTTGTGGGCCGTCGGCACTGCCAGGGTGATCTCTTCCCCGCTGATCTCGATGGCAGTCGCGTCTTGCTGGCCCGCAGCACCGAGATGGGGGGGCTCGATGGTGTGATTGACGGGGGGCTCAGTTTTCAGGGGGTTCACGACCTCGAGCCGGTTGTTCTGCGCTGCTGCAAAGGGGGGGGCGCCGATGGCGAGGAGCTGCTGGAGGTGGCTGACACCTTGGCCGCTGGCCGTCGCCTGCGGCGGCAGATCGATGACCCTGAGCTTCGACCTGTCTGTACAGCCCTGCTTGAGGATGTGGCCACCCTCCCAGAGTTGGAGCAGCGGCTGAAATTCGCGTTGGAGGAGGGCGGCAGGGTGGCGGATCGTGCCAGTGCGGCGCTGTCCGGGTTACGACGGCAGTGGCAGCAGCTGCGCCAGGAGCGTCGTGATCGCCTGCAGGAGGTCATCCGCCGCTGGGCTTCGCAGTTGCAGGACACGGTGATTGCTGAGCGCCATGGCCGTCCCGTGCTCGCGGTGAAGGCCGGTGCCGCGGCCCATTGCCCCGGCATGGTGCATGACAGCTCCGCCTCTGGCAGCACGGTGTTCGTGGAGCCGCGAACGGTGGTGGACCTGGGCAACCGTTTGGCCGATCTCGAGGGGCGGATCCGGGAGGAGGAACAGCGGGTGCTGGCGGAGTTGAGTGCTGCTGTGGGTGAGCAGGGTGAGCCCCTCCAGCGACTCGGGACCGTGCTGCTTCAGCTGGATCTGGCCCTGGCCAGGGCGCGGTATGGCCAGTGGCTTGGTGCCGTACCTCCTCGGTTGGAGCCCGATCCTGACGCTCCGTTTGTGCTCCAAAACCTGCGCCATCCACTGCTCGTCTGGCAGGAGCGCAGGGATCAGGGGGCCCCAGTGGTACCGATCAGCGTGGAGGTCTCCAGCAGTCTGCGGGTGGTCGCGATCACCGGACCCAACACCGGCGGCAAGACCGTCACTCTCAAAAGCATCGGCCTGGCCGCTTTGATGGCCCGTGCTGGTCTCTGGTTGCCCTGCACGGGAACGCCATCCCTTCCCTGGTGTGCTCAGGTGCTGGCTGACATCGGTGACGAGCAGTCGTTGCAGCAGAGCCTGTCGACGTTCAGCGGCCATGTGAGACGCATCGGGCGCATCCTCGCCGCTTTGGCGGCCGGCCCCGCCCCAGCTCTCGTGCTGCTCGATGAAGTCGGAGCAGGCACGGACCCCAGTGAAGGCACGGCCCTGGCGACGGCCCTGTTGCGCACCCTCGCGGACCGAGCCCGCCTCACCGTGGCAACCACCCACTTTGGGGAACTGAAGGCCCTCAAGTACGCCGATGCTCGTTTCGAGAACGCCTCCGTTGCTTTCGACAGCGACACGCTGTCTCCGACCTATCGCTTGCTCTGGGGTATTCCAGGTCGCAGCAACGCTCTGGCGATTGCCACGCGTCTGGGCCTGGATTCTGGGGTGATCGAGCAGGCTCGGGAGTTGCTGGCCCCCCAGGCGGAGGGGGATGTGAACGCTGTGATCCGCGGTCTTGAGGAACAGCGTCAACGCCAGCAGGCGGCTGCTGAGGATGCCGCTGCTCTCCTGGCCCGCACGGAACTTCTGCATGAGGAGCTGCTGGGTCGCTGGGAGCGCCAGCGGCGTGAATCCTCAGAGCGGCAGGAACAGGGGAGGCAGCACCTCGAGGCCTCGATTCGCTCAGGCCAGAAGGAGGTTCGTCGTCTGATCCGGCGCCTGCGGGATGAGAAGGCCGATGGCGAAACGGCTCGGCAGGCCGGCCAACGGCTCAGGCGTCTGGAGTCAGATCATCAGCCCCGGCCCCAGCGCCGACAGCTCACAGACTGGCGGCCTGCGGTTGGCGAACGGATCCGACTGCTCGCACTCGGCAAGGCAGCAGAGGTGCTGTCGATCTCAGAGGATGGCCTTCAGCTGCAGGTTCGTTGCGGAGTGATGCGTAGCAGCGTGGAGCTGACAGCGGTAGAGAGCCTGGATGGTCGTCGCGCCGCAGCACCTGAACCGGTGGTGAAGGTCAAGGCGCGGGTGAATGGCTCCGGTGCTCAGGTGCGCACCTCACGCAACACCGTGGATGTGCGTGGCATGCGTGTGCATGAGGCTGAGGCTGCCGTGGAGGAGATCCTGCGCACGGCCAGTGGTCCGGTCTGGGTGATTCATGGCGTTGGCACCGGGCGCCTTAAACGTGGACTGCGCGACTGGTTGTCGACGGTTCCTTACGTGGAGCGAGTGGTGGATGCGGATCAGGGAGACGGTGGAGCTGGTTGCAGTGTGATTTGGCCTCGATGA
- a CDS encoding ABC transporter ATP-binding protein encodes MAGVRFEALSKTYPGRGGGAGVEVIRQLDLSIDDGEFLVLVGPSGCGKSTLLRLLAGLDTPSSGEILVGDRPVSQLRPSQRDVAMVFQSYALYPHLSVRDNLGFGLRRSRSRTPVQRIQDQLHRQTRQLPGILQVPSMREQRIEERTQEVARALELDQLLDRRPKELSGGQKQRVALGRAMARQPAVFLMDEPLSNLDAKLRTSTRARIVDLQRQLGTTTLYVTHDQVEAMTMGHRIAVLNQGRLQQLGTPMELYRWPSNLFVAQFIGSPPMNVLPVRVGAGHCLLLEERRLNVEGPLAAAMPALEGQPLTAGIRPEQLNVAPATNRNLPAEVSHCEVLGNEQLITCRLLEGNHLVQVRAEPDLSLTSGSRIHLDADPAGWRLFDQAGEAIPLPEEPAAPGPEPVLPTL; translated from the coding sequence GTGGCCGGGGTTCGCTTCGAGGCGCTCAGCAAAACCTATCCCGGTCGGGGCGGTGGCGCTGGGGTGGAGGTGATCCGCCAACTGGATCTCAGCATCGACGATGGCGAGTTCCTCGTGCTGGTGGGCCCCTCCGGTTGCGGCAAAAGCACCTTGCTCCGGCTGCTGGCAGGGCTCGACACCCCCAGCTCAGGCGAAATCCTCGTGGGGGATCGACCGGTCAGTCAGCTAAGGCCCTCCCAGCGGGACGTGGCCATGGTGTTTCAGAGCTATGCCCTCTATCCGCACCTGAGTGTGCGCGACAACCTGGGGTTCGGTCTCCGGCGCAGTCGCTCACGCACGCCTGTGCAACGGATCCAGGATCAGCTGCACAGGCAGACGCGGCAGCTTCCAGGCATCCTTCAGGTTCCTTCCATGCGGGAGCAACGCATTGAGGAGCGCACCCAGGAGGTGGCACGCGCCCTCGAGCTCGATCAGCTGCTCGATCGCCGGCCCAAGGAACTCTCAGGTGGTCAGAAACAACGGGTGGCGCTTGGTCGCGCCATGGCCCGCCAACCAGCGGTGTTTTTGATGGATGAACCGCTGAGCAATCTCGATGCCAAGCTGCGCACCAGCACCCGTGCCCGGATTGTTGATCTACAGCGCCAGCTGGGCACAACCACCCTTTACGTGACCCACGATCAAGTGGAGGCCATGACCATGGGGCACCGAATCGCGGTGCTGAATCAAGGCAGGCTGCAGCAACTGGGCACGCCGATGGAGCTCTACCGCTGGCCCTCGAACCTGTTCGTGGCTCAGTTCATCGGTAGTCCGCCGATGAACGTGCTGCCGGTCCGTGTGGGTGCCGGCCACTGCCTTCTCTTGGAGGAGCGCCGGCTCAACGTGGAAGGTCCACTCGCTGCTGCCATGCCCGCGCTGGAAGGCCAGCCGCTCACCGCTGGCATCCGACCGGAACAGTTGAACGTGGCTCCCGCCACCAACCGCAACTTGCCTGCGGAGGTCAGTCACTGCGAGGTCCTGGGGAACGAGCAGCTGATCACCTGCAGGCTGCTTGAGGGCAATCACCTGGTGCAGGTGCGAGCTGAACCGGATCTCAGCCTGACCAGCGGCAGCCGGATCCACCTCGATGCGGATCCGGCGGGTTGGCGACTGTTCGACCAGGCTGGAGAAGCGATCCCGCTGCCTGAGGAGCCTGCCGCTCCAGGCCCGGAGCCAGTGCTTCCAACGCTTTAG
- a CDS encoding CP12 domain-containing protein, with amino-acid sequence MKSIDEHIQKDQSEIEAARAEGNEAKVRHLEGELKELKDYKEHHPGDNHDPTSLEMYCDANPDAPECRVYDD; translated from the coding sequence ATGAAATCCATCGACGAGCACATCCAAAAAGATCAATCGGAGATCGAGGCTGCCCGTGCCGAGGGGAACGAGGCCAAAGTGCGTCACCTGGAAGGTGAGCTCAAGGAGCTCAAGGACTACAAGGAACACCATCCCGGTGATAACCACGACCCCACATCCCTTGAGATGTATTGCGACGCCAACCCCGACGCACCCGAGTGCCGGGTTTACGACGACTGA